A region of the Nocardia nova SH22a genome:
AGGCCGATCGGGTCGCCGCCGAGCGGCTCGAGCAGTTGCGTGCCGAACTGGCCGGGATCGCCGGGGCCGTGCCGATCCGGCCGACCGCGCACGGGCGCATCGATCCGGCGCTGCTGTTCGACCTGCCCGACAAGGCCGAATCGCCGGTGGCACAACAATTGTCGTTCGACGAACTGCTCGACGACCATGACCACGACGAGCCCGGCCACCGTCATCTGCACGACGGGTACGACAGCGTCTCGTTCACCAGCGCCACCGGTCTCGATCCGCGGAGCCTGGTCGGCTTCCTGGAGGATCCACCGGCCGGTCTGTTCCGGGCCAAGGGCGCCGCGGCCTTCGGCGTGCGCGGGGAGAACCGGAAGTTCCTGCTGCACATGGTCGGTCGCCACGTGGTGTTCGAGCCCGCACCGTGGTCACGCGGCGAGACCCGCGAAACCTCGCTGGTACTCATCGGTTCCGGCCTGGATGCCGCTGATGCCACCGCGCGCCTGCACGCCACGACGCACACCGCCGCCGAGCCGCTGGACGAACAGGCGCTGCTGCCGGTCTGGCGCTATGTTCCACGCGAGATCACCGATCCGAGTGCGTGAAACCCCGGGCACGACACCACGATCCGATCGAGGCGGTGCCGTCACCCGCAGGCGTTGACCCACTCGGACATACCGTCGGCGAACAGCTGGCGCTTCCAGATGGGTACCTCGTGTTTGATCCGGTCGACCAGATCCGAACAGGTGTCGAAGGCCTCGCGGCGATGCGGTGCGGCCACCGCCACCGCGATCGCCGGATCTCCGACGGTGAGCGATCCGATCCGGTGCACGGCCGCCACCGGCAGTCCCGATGCCGCCGTCACCTCGGCGCAGACCCGCGCCAGGAACTTCCCGGCGTCCGGGTGCGCGGAGTATTCGAGTGTCGAAACCGAATGTCCGCCATCGTGATTGCGGACCTTGCCGGTGAAGACGACCACGGCGCCGTGTTCGGGCCCGCTGACCGCGTCCTCCACCTCGCCGGGATCCAGCGGCTGATCGCTGATCCGGGTGAGCGGCGTGTACTCACTCATGGCGTCCTCCTCCGGCGACCTGGGCCAGCAGATGGTCCAGTAACGGTTCCAGGACCGCGATCCCGTCCCGGACCCCGCCCGGTGAACCGGGCAGATTCACAATCACCGTAGCGCCGGACAACCCGGCCACGCCACGACTCAACGCCGCCAAGGGAAATGCCGCCGTGCCGCGCTGCCGGATCGACTCGGCCACACCCGGCAGTTCCCGATCCAGCACGGCCAGTGTGGCTTCGGGAGTGGCATCGGAGGGAGCGGCGCCGGTACCGCCGGTGGTGATCACCAGACCGGGCGCGCCCTCGAGGGCGTCCCGCAGCCCGGCCGCGATCTCGGCATCCGCGTACACCAGCGGCCCGCGCACCGAAAACCCCAGCCCGGCAAGCCAATCCATCAGCACCGGCCCGGTCGTGTCGACCCGCGTTCCCGCCGCGGCGCCGGTGGAGGCGACCACGACGACGGCGGAGCGGGACCCCTCGCCGGCACGAGCCACGCCTGAGTGGGTGCCCGGCCCACGACCGTGTGCGTGGCCGGAATGTGCCGCTGCGTCATCGACCGGTTCACTGGGCCGACCGGAGTGTGCGGCCGTTGCGAGGGGTGCCGGGGTCGGCTCCATCGCGCCGTGGGCGCTGTCGTGTGGCCGACCGGAAGGTCCATGGCCCGCTGGGGTGTCGGCTGATGCGCCGGGAGAGGGGGCGGCGGTCTGTGCCTGCCCGGGACGAGTGTGGTCGTGCGCGTGGCTGGAACGTCCGGAGGTGGCGTGGTCGACCGGTTCACCGAGCCGTTCCCAGTGCCCGTGCTTACCGCCGTCCTTGGTCAGTAGTCGCACGCCGTCCAGCACTGCCGCGGGATCCACCGCCTTCACCATGTCGTGCAGGGTCAGCCCCGCGATGGCGACGGCGGTCAGGGCCTCCATCTCGACTCCGGTCGGGCCCTTGGTCTTCGCCCGTGCCTCGATCGTGATGGCGTCGTCGGTGAAATCGAAGCGCACGTGGACCGACGACAGGGCCAGCTGATGGCACAGCGGGATCAGCTCGGAGGTCTTCTTCGCGCCCGCGATCCCGGCGATACGGGCCGTGGCGAGCACATCCGCCTTCGGCATGTCGTCGGCCCGCACCAGCGCCACCACCTCGGGCGTGGTCCGCAGGACACCGGCCGCGACCGCCGTCCGCGCCGTCTTCGCCTTCGCGCTCACATCGACCATGCGCGCCCGGCCCTCGTCGTCGAGATGCGACAGCGTCTCCGTATCGCGACGCGGCCCGGTGTTCTTCGCCTCACTCACAGTTCGCGCACCCTCACCAGTGCGCCGGCGGGCACCGCGGTGACCTCCGGCGGAATATCGATCAGGACATCGGCCTGGGCCATCGCCGCCACCAGATGCGAGCCGGGACCCGATACCGAACGCACCCCGGCCCCCTCGCGCCTGCCCCGCAGGAACTGCCGCCGTCCCGCCGGGGACCGTACCGAATCCAGCAGTGCCACTTCCTCTTCCGGCACCTCCGGCAGTCCGCTCAGCCGTCGCAGGATCGGCCGGGCGAACACCTCGAACGACACCATCGTGCTCACCGGATTGCCAGGGAAACTCAGGACCGGAACACCGCCGACCACAGTCACACCCTGCGGACCGCCGGGTTGCACCGCCACCGAACCGAATTCGCCGCCGAGTTCCGACAGCACCTCTTTGACCACCTCGAAATCACCCTGCGACACACCACCGGAGGTGAACACCACATCCGCCGCCGCGGTCGCCGCCGACAGCTCGTGCTGGAACTGCGCGGGATCGTCGCGGCTGTGCGAGACCGACACCACATCGATTCCGTTGGCGCCCAACGCCGCCGCGAGCGCGATGCCGTTGGAGTTGTAGATCTGCCCCGGTCGCAACCGATCGCCCGCGGGCACCAGTTCGTCCCCGGTCGTCAGCACCGCCGCCCGCACCCGCCGCGCCACCGGCACCGCCGCGATCCCCACCGCCGCCAGCGCCGCGATCCGCTGCGGCGACAACAGGGCCCCCGCGGCGACCAGTAATTCACCGCGGCGGATGTCGGTACCCGCCTCACGCACGAAATCGCCCGCGCTGCGGCCCCGTTCGATCAGCACCCGGCCGCCGTCGGAGCGAGTGTCCTCGACCGGAACCACACAGTCCGCGCCCGGCGGAACCGGAGCCCCCGTCATGACCTTGACCGCGGCCCCCTTCGGCAGCCGCTCCGGCCCACCCTCACCCGCCGCGACCACGGCGGCGACCGGCAAGGTCACCGGCGTCACGGCCACCGAGGACGCCCGCACCGCATATCCGTCCATCCCGGAATTACGGAATACCGGAAGATCCAGCGGAGACGCGACATCCTCGGCCAGCAACCGCCCCAGCGCCTCCGGCACGCCCACCCGCTCGACCGCCCGCCCGGCCAGCGGGCGCAGCAACTGTTCGATGCGCTCACGGTGGTCCTCGACGGACCGAGCCGCCGTGGTTGTGGGGCGGGATGTCATAAAGGTCAGCCTAGCCGCGGCGGGTGGGGTGCCCGAGGTGGCGGTTGTTCCCGCATTTGCGCCCGGTGCTTCACCCCGACAACCACAACACGCGACCTCACAGTCGCCGAGTCCACGCACGTGAGGTCCCCCCGGTGTCCATAATGGGAAGGTGACCGTCGTTCTCATGGGGATTCCCGCCGTCCGGGGTGGGCGGCCCTCGCTGGACGGACGACCGGATACCGACCTGCTGGTGGACCGATTCGGGCGTACCGCCCGGGACCTGCGTGTGTCCATCACCGAGAAATGCTCACTGCGCTGCACCTACTGCATGCCCGAGGAGGGTCTGCCCGAGATCCCGCCCGACGAACTGCTCTCGACCGAGGAGATCGTTCGGCTGGTCGCGCTGGCGGTGCGGCAGCTGGGGGTGCGGGAGGTGCGATTCACCGGCGGTGAGCCGCTGATGCGCCGCGATCTGGAGGATATCGTCGCGGGCTGCCACGCCGAGGTCCCGGACACACCGCTGGCGATCACGACCAACGGCGTCGGGTTGCAGCATCGGGCCCGCGGGCTCGCCGCCGCCGGGCTGGGCCGGGTCAACGTATCCCTCGACACCGTCGATCGCGAAGGATTCGCCCGCCTGACCCGCCGTGACCGGCTCGGCTCGGTGCTGTCGGGGATTCGCGCCGCCCGTGCCGCGGGGCTGTCGCCGGTGAAGGTCAACGCCGTCCTGATGCGCGAAACCCTCTCCGGCGCAGTCGATCTGCTGCGCTGGTGTCTCGCCGAGAGCTGCGAGTTGAGATTCATCGAGGAGATGCCGCTCGACGCCGATCACGAATGGGCGCGCGCGAATATGGTCACCGCCGCGGAGATCCTCGATGTGCTCGGCGCCGGTTTCGCTCTCACCGAGGCCGGGCGCGCCGATCCGGCGGCGCCCGCGGAATCCTGGCTGGTCGACGGCGGTCCGGCCACGGTCGGCATCATCGCCTCGGTGACCAGGCAGTTCTGCGGTGACTGCGATCGCACCCGGCTGACCGCCGACGGCATGATCCGATCCTGCCTGTTCAGCGACCAGGAATACGATCTGCGCTCGCTGCTGCGCGCGGGTGCGACCGACGAGGAACTCGCACAGCGCTGGCGCGGCGCCATGTGGAACAAGTGGGCGGGGCACGGAATCGACGCCGCCGATTTCGTACCGCCGGAGCGCACGATGGGAGCCATCGGTGGTTGAGGTCCGATATTTCGCCGCGATCGCCGACGCGGTCGGCACCTCGAGCGAACATCTCGACCTGCCCGATCCGGCGACGGTCGCCGATGTGCGCGCCGCGGTGCTGGCCGCCCACGGCACGGATCTCGAACAGATGTTGAAGGTCTGCGCTTATCTGGTGGGCGATGAACTCACTCGCGACGACAACGCCCGCGTGGGCGCGCGGGTCGATGTTCTGCCACCGTTCGCGGGCGGCTGAGCCGCGAGCCCGGCCTCAGTCCTGCCACCAGGTGTCCAGCGGCGTCACCGGGACGGCGCGCTTGTGCCGGGTGTTGCGGAAGATGGTCTCCAGACGCTCGGCGACCTCCGGCGTGACGTCCTTGCCCTCGAGGTAGTCGTCGATCTCGGTGTATTTCAGGCCGAGCGCGACCTCGTCCGGCAGTGCGGGGCGGTCGTCCTCGAGATCGGCGGTGGGCACCTTCTCCCACACGCTCGGCGGGGCGCCGAGTTCCTGGAGCAGTGCCGCGCCCTGGCGCTTGGTGAGCCCGGTGAGCGGCGTGATGTCCACGCCGCCGTCGCCGTATTTGGTGAAGAAGCCCGTCACCGCCTCGGCCGCGTGATCGGTGCCGACCACGACCAGATTGAGCTGACCGGCGATGGCGTACTGGATCACCATCCGCTCGCGAGCCTTGATGTTGCCGCGCACGAAATCACGCAACCGGGTGTCCTCGCCCAGCAGTTCGCGCACGCCCGTGGCGGTCGCGTCCGCCACCGCGTCGGCGCCCGGTTTGACGTTCACCTCGACCGTGCGATCGGGGGCGATGAAATCCAGTGCGCGCCGGGCGTCCTCGGCGTCGGCCTGGGCGCCGTAGGGGAGCCGGACGGCGACGAAGGTGGCCTCGCGGCCCCGGGCCCGCAACTCCTCGGCCGCGAGCTGGCACAGCCTGCCCGCCAGGGTGCTGTCCTGGCCGCCGCTGATACCGAGCACGAAACCCGCCGACGGTGTGGAACTCAGGTAGTCGGCGAGGAATTCGACTCGCCGCCGCACCTCGAGCTTAGGTTCGATCTCGGCGTTGACGCCCAGTTCGGCGATGATCTGTTCGCGCAGGTTCCCCATGCGCACACTCTACTGGGGCGGTGTCACCAGCGCGCGCACGACCTTTTCCCAGTGATCGGCGATACGTTCGGGCGGATAACCGGCGACCCGGATCTGATGCAGCACCAGCGCGGCGTCCAGATTGGCCAGCAGCGTATCGGCCAGCAACGCGATGTCGCCGGTGGCGCCGAGCTGCCGGAGCAGCAGCGACACATGGGTTTTGGAGATGTTGTAGGGAGCGGAGGCGTAGCGGCCGGACTCGTCGGCGGCCCGGCGCATCTCGCCCTCCACCTCG
Encoded here:
- a CDS encoding MoaD/ThiS family protein gives rise to the protein MVEVRYFAAIADAVGTSSEHLDLPDPATVADVRAAVLAAHGTDLEQMLKVCAYLVGDELTRDDNARVGARVDVLPPFAGG
- the nadE gene encoding ammonia-dependent NAD(+) synthetase yields the protein MGNLREQIIAELGVNAEIEPKLEVRRRVEFLADYLSSTPSAGFVLGISGGQDSTLAGRLCQLAAEELRARGREATFVAVRLPYGAQADAEDARRALDFIAPDRTVEVNVKPGADAVADATATGVRELLGEDTRLRDFVRGNIKARERMVIQYAIAGQLNLVVVGTDHAAEAVTGFFTKYGDGGVDITPLTGLTKRQGAALLQELGAPPSVWEKVPTADLEDDRPALPDEVALGLKYTEIDDYLEGKDVTPEVAERLETIFRNTRHKRAVPVTPLDTWWQD
- the glp gene encoding gephyrin-like molybdotransferase Glp — translated: MTSRPTTTAARSVEDHRERIEQLLRPLAGRAVERVGVPEALGRLLAEDVASPLDLPVFRNSGMDGYAVRASSVAVTPVTLPVAAVVAAGEGGPERLPKGAAVKVMTGAPVPPGADCVVPVEDTRSDGGRVLIERGRSAGDFVREAGTDIRRGELLVAAGALLSPQRIAALAAVGIAAVPVARRVRAAVLTTGDELVPAGDRLRPGQIYNSNGIALAAALGANGIDVVSVSHSRDDPAQFQHELSAATAAADVVFTSGGVSQGDFEVVKEVLSELGGEFGSVAVQPGGPQGVTVVGGVPVLSFPGNPVSTMVSFEVFARPILRRLSGLPEVPEEEVALLDSVRSPAGRRQFLRGRREGAGVRSVSGPGSHLVAAMAQADVLIDIPPEVTAVPAGALVRVREL
- the moaCB gene encoding bifunctional molybdenum cofactor biosynthesis protein MoaC/MoaB, with protein sequence MVDVSAKAKTARTAVAAGVLRTTPEVVALVRADDMPKADVLATARIAGIAGAKKTSELIPLCHQLALSSVHVRFDFTDDAITIEARAKTKGPTGVEMEALTAVAIAGLTLHDMVKAVDPAAVLDGVRLLTKDGGKHGHWERLGEPVDHATSGRSSHAHDHTRPGQAQTAAPSPGASADTPAGHGPSGRPHDSAHGAMEPTPAPLATAAHSGRPSEPVDDAAAHSGHAHGRGPGTHSGVARAGEGSRSAVVVVASTGAAAGTRVDTTGPVLMDWLAGLGFSVRGPLVYADAEIAAGLRDALEGAPGLVITTGGTGAAPSDATPEATLAVLDRELPGVAESIRQRGTAAFPLAALSRGVAGLSGATVIVNLPGSPGGVRDGIAVLEPLLDHLLAQVAGGGRHE
- a CDS encoding molybdenum cofactor biosynthesis protein MoaE, which encodes MSEYTPLTRISDQPLDPGEVEDAVSGPEHGAVVVFTGKVRNHDGGHSVSTLEYSAHPDAGKFLARVCAEVTAASGLPVAAVHRIGSLTVGDPAIAVAVAAPHRREAFDTCSDLVDRIKHEVPIWKRQLFADGMSEWVNACG
- the moaA gene encoding GTP 3',8-cyclase MoaA, yielding MTVVLMGIPAVRGGRPSLDGRPDTDLLVDRFGRTARDLRVSITEKCSLRCTYCMPEEGLPEIPPDELLSTEEIVRLVALAVRQLGVREVRFTGGEPLMRRDLEDIVAGCHAEVPDTPLAITTNGVGLQHRARGLAAAGLGRVNVSLDTVDREGFARLTRRDRLGSVLSGIRAARAAGLSPVKVNAVLMRETLSGAVDLLRWCLAESCELRFIEEMPLDADHEWARANMVTAAEILDVLGAGFALTEAGRADPAAPAESWLVDGGPATVGIIASVTRQFCGDCDRTRLTADGMIRSCLFSDQEYDLRSLLRAGATDEELAQRWRGAMWNKWAGHGIDAADFVPPERTMGAIGG
- a CDS encoding CobW family GTP-binding protein, translated to MDRRIPVLVVAGFLGAGKTTLLNRLLRRREARIGVVVNDFGAVNIDAMLVAGQVDAMVSLGNGCVCCAVDVTELDDMFARLTEPRHGIDVIVVEASGLAEPRNLIRMVVGSDNPRIRYGGLIEVVDAEHFDDCRARHPELTAHLRLADLIVLNKADRVAAERLEQLRAELAGIAGAVPIRPTAHGRIDPALLFDLPDKAESPVAQQLSFDELLDDHDHDEPGHRHLHDGYDSVSFTSATGLDPRSLVGFLEDPPAGLFRAKGAAAFGVRGENRKFLLHMVGRHVVFEPAPWSRGETRETSLVLIGSGLDAADATARLHATTHTAAEPLDEQALLPVWRYVPREITDPSA